The proteins below come from a single Cricetulus griseus strain 17A/GY chromosome 6, alternate assembly CriGri-PICRH-1.0, whole genome shotgun sequence genomic window:
- the G6pc2 gene encoding glucose-6-phosphatase 2 isoform X1, translating to MDFLHRSRVLIIQHLQKDYRAYYNFLNFMSNVGDLRNIFSIYFPLWFQLNQTVGTKMIWVAVIGDWFNLIFKWILFGHRPYWWIQETQIYPNHSSPCLEQFPTTCETGPGSPSGHAMGSSCVWYVMVTAALSYTVSRLDKSSVTLHRLTWSCLWSVFWLIQVSVCISRVFIATHFPHQVILGIIGGMLVAEAFEHTPGIHMANLNVYLKTNIFLFLFALGFYLLLRLLDIDLLWSVPIAKKWCANPDWIHIDSTPFAGLVRNLGVLFGLGFAINSEMFLKSCQGENGDKLSFQLLCAITSLATLQLYHFIKIPTHREPLFYLLSFCKSASIPLTVVALIPYCVHMFMRASEKKTK from the exons ATGGATTTCCTTCATAGGAGCAGAGTACTGATCATTCAACATCTACAGAAAGACTATAGGGCCTACTacaattttctaaattttatgtcCAATGTTGGAGACCTCCGGAATATCTTTTCTATTTACTTTCCACTTTGGTTTCAACTGAATCAGACTGTTGGGACCAAGATGATATGGGTAGCAGTCATAGGAGACTGGTTCAACCTTATATTCAAATG GATATTATTTGGGCATCGTCCTTACTGGTGGATCCAAGAAACTCAGATTTACCCAAATCACTCAAGCCCATGTCTTGAACAGTTTCCTACTACATGTGAAACAGGCCCAG GAAGTCCATCTGGTCATGCAATGGGCTCATCATGTGTCTGGTATGTCATGGTAACCGCTGCCCTCAGCTACACTGTCAGCAGGCTGGATAAGTCCTCTGTCACTCTGCACAG ACTGACCTGGTCCTGCCTTTGGAGTGTTTTCTGGTTGATTCAAGTCAGTGTCTGCATCTCCAGAGTATTCATAGCAACACATTTCCCCCATCAGGTTATCCTCGGAATCATTGGTG GGATGCTAGTAGCAGAGGCCTTTGAACATACTCCAGGAATCCACATGGCCAACTTGAATGTGTACCTGAAGACCAACATCTTCCTCTTCCTATTTGCACTTGGCTTTTACCTGCTTCTCAGGCTGCTTGACATTGACCTGCTGTGGTCTGTGCCCATAGCCAAAAAGTGGTGTGCCAACCCAGACTGGATCCACATTGACAGCACGCCTTTTGCTGGACTTGTGAGAAACCTTGGAGTCCTCTTTGGCTTGGGTTTTGCCATCAACTCAGAAATGTTCCTTAAGAGCTGCCAGGGAGAAAATGGCGACAAGCTGAGCTTCCAGTTGCTCTGTGCCATCACCTCACTGGCCACATTGCAACTCTATCACTTCATCAAGATCCCGACTCACAGGGAACCTTTATTTTACCTCTTGTCTTTTTGTAAAAGTGCATCCATCCCGCTGACTGTGGTGGCTCTGATTCCTTACTGTGTCCATATGTTTATGAGAGCCAGTGAGAAAAAGACTAAATAG
- the G6pc2 gene encoding glucose-6-phosphatase 2 isoform X2: protein MDFLHRSRVLIIQHLQKDYRAYYNFLNFMSNVGDLRNIFSIYFPLWFQLNQTVGTKMIWVAVIGDWFNLIFKWILFGHRPYWWIQETQIYPNHSSPCLEQFPTTCETGPGSPSGHAMGSSCVWYVMVTAALSYTVSRLDKSSVTLHRDASSRGL from the exons ATGGATTTCCTTCATAGGAGCAGAGTACTGATCATTCAACATCTACAGAAAGACTATAGGGCCTACTacaattttctaaattttatgtcCAATGTTGGAGACCTCCGGAATATCTTTTCTATTTACTTTCCACTTTGGTTTCAACTGAATCAGACTGTTGGGACCAAGATGATATGGGTAGCAGTCATAGGAGACTGGTTCAACCTTATATTCAAATG GATATTATTTGGGCATCGTCCTTACTGGTGGATCCAAGAAACTCAGATTTACCCAAATCACTCAAGCCCATGTCTTGAACAGTTTCCTACTACATGTGAAACAGGCCCAG GAAGTCCATCTGGTCATGCAATGGGCTCATCATGTGTCTGGTATGTCATGGTAACCGCTGCCCTCAGCTACACTGTCAGCAGGCTGGATAAGTCCTCTGTCACTCTGCACAG GGATGCTAGTAGCAGAGGCCTTTGA
- the Spc25 gene encoding kinetochore protein Spc25, with protein sequence MFEDELALFDKSINEFGEKFRNSLIGNPSQVLGVRDAFRDSIRALSEKLSLKLKEEERMVEMFLDYQNQLCKQNKLIQEKKDNLLKMVDEVKGKKQELEVLIANIKDLKEEYSRKKETISTANKANEDKLKRLQKSADMYRDCLGLEIRKVPGDKLQFIFTSIDPKNPESPYMFSLSLNEARDYEVSDCSPHLECLAEFQEKVRKTNNFSAFLANVRKAFIATVYN encoded by the exons ATGTTTGAAGACGAACTGGCGCTTTTTGATAAAAGCATAAATGAATTTGGAGAAAAGTTCAGAAACAGCCTCATTGGCAATCCTAGTCAGGTGCTGGGGGTTAGAGATGCCTTCAGGGACTCCATTAGAGCACTTTCAG AAAAGCTGTCTCTGAAActcaaggaagaagaaaggatggtGGAGATGTTTTTGGACTATCAAAATC AGCTCTGTAAGCAGAATAAGCtcattcaagaaaaaaaagataacctGTTAAAGATGGTTGATGAAGTAAAAGGCAAGAAGCAAGAATTGGAAGTgctgatagcaaatatcaagGACCTTAAGGAAGAGTATTCtaggaagaaggaaa CCATTTCCACTGCTAACAAAGCTAATGAAGATAAACTGAAACGCCTGCAGAAATCAGCGGACATGTACAGAGATTGCCTTGGACTGGAAATTAGGAAGGTTCCTG GTGATAAATTGCAGTTTATATTCACTAGTATTGACCCTAAGAATCCTGAGAGCCCATATATGTTTTCCCTAAGCCTAAATGAAGCTAGAGATTATGAAG tgTCTGACTGCTCACCTCATCTTGAGTGCCTAGCAGAATTTCAGGAGAAAGTCAGGAAGACCAACAATTTTTCAGCGTTTCTTGCTAATGTTCGGAAAGCTTTTATAGCTACGGTTTATAATTGA